In Chryseobacterium oranimense, a single window of DNA contains:
- a CDS encoding replication-associated recombination protein A, producing MSQNIPLAEKLRPKTLDEVLGQEHLTGEKGTIRKMIENNTLNSLILWGPPGTGKTTLAEIISEKSGRKFYKLSAVSSGVKDVRDVIEDAKKQNLFSGKSPILFIDEIHRFNKSQQDSLLHAVEKGWIVLIGATTENPSFEVVSALLSRSQVYILKALSYEKLEDLIDTASQRYNKDEGTGFKILEKEAFIQYSGGDARKLINSVELVLNQYRNSDTNEITNADVLGVLQETMALYDKNGEQHYDIISAFIKSMRGGDPNGAVYWLARMIAGGEDIKFIARRMLILAAEDIGLANPNALVIANNCFQAINVIGNPESRIILSETAVYLAVSPKSNSTYMAINDALALVKKTGNLPVPLHLRNAPTKLMKDLDYGKEYKYAHSYEGNFVEQDFLPEEIKSEKLYQPGNNATEKKIYEELKKKWSDRY from the coding sequence TTGAGCCAGAATATACCATTAGCCGAAAAATTAAGACCCAAAACCCTCGATGAAGTTCTTGGGCAGGAACATCTTACCGGTGAAAAAGGGACGATCAGAAAAATGATCGAAAATAATACATTGAATTCCCTGATTCTTTGGGGACCTCCCGGAACCGGAAAAACAACCCTGGCTGAAATTATTTCAGAAAAATCAGGTAGGAAATTTTATAAGCTTTCAGCAGTTTCTTCAGGGGTTAAGGATGTACGTGATGTGATTGAAGATGCTAAAAAACAGAATCTTTTCTCCGGAAAATCTCCCATTTTATTCATCGATGAAATCCACCGGTTCAACAAATCCCAGCAGGATTCATTACTGCATGCTGTGGAGAAAGGCTGGATCGTGTTAATTGGTGCCACCACAGAAAATCCAAGCTTTGAAGTAGTATCGGCACTTTTGTCAAGAAGCCAGGTGTATATTTTAAAGGCATTGAGCTACGAAAAGCTGGAAGATCTTATAGATACAGCTTCCCAGAGATACAATAAAGATGAAGGAACCGGTTTTAAAATCTTAGAAAAAGAAGCGTTCATCCAGTATTCCGGCGGAGATGCCAGAAAGCTGATCAATTCTGTTGAGCTGGTCCTTAACCAATACAGGAATTCAGACACCAATGAGATCACCAATGCAGATGTTCTGGGTGTTTTGCAGGAAACAATGGCACTTTATGATAAAAACGGGGAGCAGCATTACGATATTATTTCTGCCTTTATAAAGTCTATGCGCGGGGGAGACCCGAACGGAGCGGTGTACTGGCTGGCAAGAATGATTGCAGGCGGTGAAGATATCAAGTTTATTGCCCGGAGAATGCTTATTCTTGCCGCAGAAGATATCGGGCTGGCCAATCCCAATGCTTTGGTGATAGCGAACAACTGCTTCCAGGCCATTAATGTGATAGGGAACCCGGAATCAAGAATTATTTTAAGTGAAACGGCAGTTTATCTTGCAGTTTCCCCTAAAAGTAATTCTACCTATATGGCTATTAATGACGCGTTGGCTCTTGTAAAGAAAACAGGGAACCTGCCTGTTCCTCTGCACCTTCGAAATGCGCCGACCAAACTAATGAAAGATCTGGATTACGGTAAAGAATATAAATATGCCCATTCATACGAAGGAAATTTTGTAGAGCAGGATTTTCTGCCCGAAGAAATTAAAAGCGAGAAGCTTTACCAGCCGGGCAACAATGCCACTGAAAAGAAGATCTACGAGGAGTTGAAGAAAAAATGGAGCGACAGATATTAA
- the yidD gene encoding membrane protein insertion efficiency factor YidD: MKLTFNKVISFPLVILIKFYQWFISPLLPKNCRYEPTCSHYMVEALQVHGIFKGLWMGIRRISKCHPWGGSGYDPVPPKKLNQ; encoded by the coding sequence TTGAAACTTACATTCAATAAAGTCATTAGTTTTCCTTTGGTAATTTTAATAAAATTTTACCAATGGTTTATTTCGCCCTTACTTCCCAAAAACTGCCGGTATGAACCTACCTGCTCCCACTATATGGTGGAAGCCCTTCAGGTACATGGCATATTCAAAGGGTTGTGGATGGGCATCAGAAGAATTTCAAAATGCCATCCTTGGGGAGGCAGCGGCTATGACCCCGTTCCACCGAAAAAATTAAATCAGTAA
- the lgt gene encoding prolipoprotein diacylglyceryl transferase: METPFKIWDPSKGIQLGPVTLHFYSLMFVFAFGFGYVLMMRIFKIDNVNQKYLEPLFTWTLIGTILGARLGHVIFYQPELFKEDFWSVFLPISTKNGFKFTGFSGLASHGATIALIFTTLYYSFKIIKKNPFWVYDRIGIVVALGGAFVRIGNFFNSEIIGKAVDPTSPLAILFPQQSSEYGPTVPRYPGQLLEAIGYFLLFVLLWILYRKTNKKYQQGWLFGLFFIILWAIRFFVEFLKEPQGDEFIHIGGLNTGQVLSIPFMIAGVVIMIISKKFKITQAENEKPE, from the coding sequence CTGGAAACCCCATTCAAAATATGGGACCCTTCAAAGGGCATACAACTTGGTCCTGTAACTTTGCATTTCTATAGCCTGATGTTTGTTTTTGCTTTTGGTTTTGGTTATGTTTTAATGATGAGAATCTTCAAGATCGACAATGTAAACCAGAAATACCTTGAACCGCTTTTTACCTGGACACTGATCGGAACGATTTTGGGAGCAAGATTAGGCCATGTCATTTTCTATCAGCCTGAATTGTTTAAAGAAGATTTCTGGAGTGTATTTCTACCGATAAGCACTAAAAACGGATTTAAATTCACAGGATTTTCCGGACTTGCCAGTCATGGTGCTACAATAGCCCTGATTTTTACCACTTTATATTATTCTTTTAAAATTATTAAGAAAAATCCTTTCTGGGTATATGACAGAATTGGTATTGTGGTTGCTTTAGGAGGTGCATTTGTGAGAATAGGTAATTTTTTCAATTCGGAGATCATAGGAAAAGCAGTTGATCCCACTTCTCCCCTTGCCATTCTTTTCCCACAGCAGAGCAGCGAATATGGGCCTACAGTTCCCCGCTATCCCGGCCAACTTCTTGAAGCTATCGGATATTTCCTACTGTTCGTATTGCTATGGATATTATACAGAAAAACAAACAAAAAATATCAGCAGGGATGGTTATTTGGACTGTTCTTTATTATTCTTTGGGCGATCAGGTTCTTTGTTGAATTCCTGAAAGAGCCACAGGGTGATGAATTCATCCACATCGGCGGACTTAACACTGGCCAGGTGCTTTCCATTCCGTTTATGATTGCCGGAGTGGTTATCATGATTATTTCAAAAAAATTCAAAATTACCCAGGCGGAAAACGAGAAACCTGAATAA
- a CDS encoding glycoside hydrolase family 55 protein has protein sequence MVYNLNLFTTEDFFLSNCPNLTNYPDIVTLMDSFTNEIVNYIKVTNWLDGTAISTDEATFLDGTIFRKKATDVYYAREVIFNKTALNIKWFGAKGDGITDDTNAFNKASDFVFEQRKRNVSISSIYIPNGRFKITETFYIPLRGSLKGESSLNSIIVGDIDGPLLRILQSKTNPDEVYEQYGKTTIKDLSLGGKDFDDAPDAFIAKPDGFKPNKVGILITKMLRIELDNLFIKGFEGYGILYDAGLNSDGTITGTYYQTLRGCYFTCNAIGLEARTCTTILLDNCEFRKNSRGIHFKDSFSNWIRNCIFEENIAKYLAAPSASNPLNYLNTSSSSIILEGEACKNITISECYFEGDLQNIVFNDFVSGNIVRGCFFIGASIHQKTPDFPLFRIAVFKDQARENLFESNTYLTENNAVPPIRFKFFPQAKNNVFKFLLKEYLEKFINDNTDDFQNSYINNNLIHNMPIAFADSANQKFERNKRNQIRPYIQEEPAERFINDVLIKNGKVGIWNGVVWTEGDGSTFGVKRFGNTNEKDPDQSVTGLVYFDTQLNKPIFKKNNLADWVYADGSPA, from the coding sequence ATGGTATATAATTTAAATCTATTTACAACAGAAGATTTTTTCTTATCAAATTGTCCGAATTTAACGAACTATCCGGATATTGTTACTTTGATGGATAGCTTTACAAATGAGATTGTCAATTACATTAAAGTGACTAACTGGCTTGACGGTACAGCTATTTCAACCGATGAAGCTACTTTTCTTGACGGAACTATTTTCAGAAAAAAAGCAACAGATGTTTACTACGCCCGCGAGGTGATTTTCAACAAAACAGCTCTGAATATAAAATGGTTCGGTGCAAAAGGAGACGGAATTACAGATGACACCAATGCATTTAATAAAGCTTCTGATTTTGTTTTTGAACAAAGAAAAAGAAATGTTTCTATTTCATCAATTTATATTCCAAACGGAAGGTTTAAAATTACAGAAACATTCTATATCCCTTTACGCGGATCCTTAAAAGGTGAAAGTTCATTGAATTCTATCATTGTAGGCGATATAGATGGTCCGTTGTTAAGAATTTTACAATCTAAAACAAACCCGGATGAAGTTTATGAACAATATGGAAAAACCACTATTAAGGATTTATCTTTAGGAGGAAAAGATTTTGATGATGCCCCTGACGCTTTCATTGCTAAACCAGATGGTTTCAAACCGAATAAAGTAGGTATATTAATTACGAAAATGCTAAGGATAGAACTAGACAACTTATTTATTAAGGGCTTCGAAGGATATGGTATATTATATGATGCTGGTCTTAACAGCGATGGCACCATTACCGGCACTTATTACCAGACTCTGAGAGGTTGCTATTTTACATGCAATGCCATAGGTTTAGAAGCTCGTACATGTACTACAATTTTGTTGGATAATTGTGAATTCAGAAAAAATTCGAGAGGAATTCATTTTAAGGACAGCTTCAGCAATTGGATCAGGAATTGTATTTTTGAAGAAAACATAGCCAAATATTTAGCTGCTCCTTCTGCTAGTAATCCCCTGAACTACCTTAATACATCTTCATCAAGTATAATTCTGGAAGGTGAAGCTTGTAAAAACATTACCATCAGCGAATGTTATTTCGAAGGAGATTTACAAAATATTGTCTTTAATGATTTCGTATCAGGAAATATTGTACGGGGATGTTTCTTTATTGGAGCAAGTATTCATCAGAAAACTCCGGATTTCCCACTGTTCAGGATAGCCGTATTCAAAGATCAGGCACGTGAAAATTTATTCGAGTCTAATACTTATTTAACAGAGAATAATGCAGTCCCACCTATCCGGTTTAAATTTTTCCCACAGGCAAAAAATAATGTGTTCAAATTTTTACTTAAGGAATATTTGGAAAAGTTCATAAATGATAATACTGATGATTTTCAGAATTCTTATATCAATAATAATCTCATTCATAATATGCCAATTGCATTCGCTGATTCTGCCAATCAAAAGTTTGAGAGAAATAAACGTAACCAGATAAGACCTTACATCCAGGAAGAACCAGCTGAACGTTTTATAAATGATGTTCTTATTAAAAATGGTAAAGTTGGGATCTGGAATGGAGTTGTTTGGACAGAAGGAGATGGATCTACATTCGGAGTAAAAAGATTTGGAAACACTAATGAAAAAGATCCCGATCAATCAGTAACTGGTCTGGTGTACTTTGATACTCAATTAAATAAGCCAATATTTAAGAAAAATAATCTAGCAGATTGGGTATATGCAGATGGAAGCCCTGCATAA
- a CDS encoding NAD(P)H-hydrate dehydratase, translated as MKIFTAEQIRDWDRFTISNEPVSSIQLMERASEALAGWISENCKNYRKFAVFCGNGNNGGDGFAVARILYLKGFDVDVFIKDSRSKFSEDGTVNFKKLRDFSGISIKEFKDIEQNHFDSKTIIIDALFGTGLSRNIEGEYKEIIDQLNERSNVKISVDIPSGLFTNRIFQKNATVFKADYTLSFQSWKKTFLHPETGPYAGKVIILDIDLSKEYISHTETDDFVIDDPVIENIFKPRSEFSHKGTYGKVTIAAGSYGKIGAAVLATKSALKSGAGLIFTLAPSCGYEILQTSCPEAMFIKGGENYIDHFDIEKDTVAGIGPGLGTHEVTEKGLLDFLREYHHPVVLDADALNILSKDSENLKLIPEQSVITPHPKEFERLFGSTLNSFERLKLACEKAAEFNIYIVLKDHHTQVISPDGNVFYNITGNSGLAKGGSGDILTGILSSLIAQGYSHKNACILGVWFHGKAADLAAEKYSKESMLPTDVISEFKNVFNMINKKVTNKL; from the coding sequence ATGAAAATATTCACTGCAGAACAAATACGTGACTGGGACCGGTTTACCATTTCGAACGAACCTGTTTCATCCATCCAGCTTATGGAAAGGGCTTCGGAAGCATTGGCAGGCTGGATCTCCGAAAACTGTAAAAATTACAGGAAATTTGCCGTTTTTTGTGGAAACGGAAACAACGGGGGCGATGGTTTTGCTGTTGCGAGAATACTTTATCTGAAAGGTTTCGATGTAGATGTGTTTATTAAAGATTCCCGGTCAAAGTTTTCAGAAGACGGAACAGTGAACTTTAAAAAACTCAGGGATTTTTCAGGAATATCCATAAAAGAATTCAAAGATATAGAACAGAATCATTTTGATTCTAAAACAATTATTATTGACGCACTCTTTGGAACCGGATTGTCAAGGAATATAGAGGGTGAATATAAAGAGATCATTGATCAGTTAAATGAAAGAAGCAATGTCAAAATCTCAGTGGATATTCCCTCCGGCCTTTTCACGAATAGGATTTTTCAGAAAAATGCCACTGTCTTTAAGGCGGATTATACCTTGAGCTTCCAGTCCTGGAAAAAAACTTTTTTACACCCCGAAACAGGACCGTATGCCGGAAAAGTAATTATTCTGGATATAGACTTAAGCAAAGAATATATTTCCCATACAGAAACTGATGATTTTGTTATTGATGATCCCGTTATTGAAAATATCTTTAAGCCGAGATCAGAATTTTCCCATAAAGGGACTTACGGTAAAGTTACAATAGCAGCCGGAAGCTATGGAAAAATAGGAGCTGCAGTACTGGCTACAAAATCGGCCTTAAAATCAGGAGCCGGACTTATCTTTACACTCGCGCCGTCATGCGGATATGAAATTCTTCAGACTTCCTGCCCTGAAGCTATGTTCATTAAAGGAGGTGAAAATTATATTGATCATTTTGATATAGAAAAAGATACTGTTGCCGGAATAGGCCCGGGCTTGGGAACTCATGAAGTTACAGAAAAAGGGCTGCTGGATTTCTTAAGGGAATACCATCATCCTGTAGTTCTGGATGCTGATGCGTTGAATATTCTTTCAAAAGACAGTGAGAATCTGAAGCTGATTCCTGAACAGTCTGTCATAACACCACATCCAAAAGAATTTGAACGATTATTCGGAAGTACATTAAACTCTTTTGAAAGGCTTAAGCTTGCGTGTGAAAAAGCTGCAGAGTTTAATATTTACATTGTACTGAAAGATCATCACACTCAGGTAATAAGTCCGGACGGCAACGTATTTTATAATATCACTGGAAATTCGGGGCTTGCTAAAGGAGGCAGCGGGGATATTCTTACCGGAATTCTGTCTTCCCTGATTGCGCAGGGATACTCTCACAAAAATGCATGTATTTTAGGAGTATGGTTTCATGGAAAAGCAGCTGATTTAGCAGCTGAAAAGTACTCTAAAGAATCTATGCTTCCTACAGATGTAATCAGTGAATTCAAAAATGTGTTTAATATGATCAACAAAAAAGTCACAAATAAATTGTGA
- the mscL gene encoding large conductance mechanosensitive channel protein MscL: protein MGFVKEFKEFAIKGNAFDLAVGVIIGGAFGKIVTSVVDDLIMPLVGAVIGKPDFSSLYLVLSDPNNGVKPGMVLENAKKVDGASIFAYGNFLTVGINFLLLAFVVFLMVKMINKMKKTEAEAPAAPTADQQLLTEIRDLLKSKNNI, encoded by the coding sequence ATGGGATTTGTTAAAGAATTTAAAGAGTTTGCCATCAAAGGCAATGCTTTCGATCTGGCCGTTGGGGTAATCATCGGAGGAGCATTCGGAAAAATAGTAACGAGTGTTGTGGATGACCTTATTATGCCTTTGGTAGGGGCAGTGATAGGTAAACCGGATTTCAGCAGTTTATACCTTGTACTTTCTGACCCGAATAACGGTGTAAAGCCGGGAATGGTTCTTGAAAATGCAAAAAAAGTAGATGGAGCGAGTATTTTTGCCTATGGAAATTTCCTGACCGTAGGTATTAACTTTTTGCTTCTTGCATTCGTCGTTTTCCTTATGGTAAAAATGATTAACAAAATGAAAAAGACCGAAGCTGAAGCCCCTGCCGCACCTACTGCAGATCAGCAATTACTGACAGAAATAAGAGATCTTCTTAAAAGTAAAAACAATATATAA
- a CDS encoding D-2-hydroxyacid dehydrogenase, translating into MKVLANDGLDQSGIDALAEKGFEVITAKVPQEFLVDYINEHKIRALLVRSATQVRKDIIDGCPSIEIIGRGGVGMDNIDVDYAREKGIHVINTPSASSESVAELVFAHLFSGARFLQDSNRKMPLVGDTEFAALKKAYTAGIELRGKTIGIVGMGRIGQEVARIALGLGMRVVAADNNVGRASIKVKFYNNQFINVDIETEPLQDVLKHSDFITLHVPAQKDGYMIGKNEFDIMKDGVAIVNCSRGGVIDETALIAALDSGKVKFAGLDVFINEPTPSKEILNHSKISLTPHTGASTLEAQDRIGLSLAEQISSILQIQ; encoded by the coding sequence ATGAAAGTTTTAGCAAACGACGGTCTGGATCAATCTGGAATTGATGCTCTGGCTGAGAAAGGTTTTGAAGTGATTACTGCAAAAGTTCCACAGGAATTTTTGGTGGATTACATTAATGAACATAAAATCCGTGCCCTGCTGGTAAGAAGTGCCACGCAGGTAAGAAAAGATATTATTGACGGATGCCCGTCTATCGAGATTATCGGGAGAGGTGGTGTAGGAATGGATAATATTGATGTAGATTATGCAAGAGAAAAAGGAATTCATGTGATCAATACCCCTTCTGCTTCCTCAGAATCTGTTGCTGAGCTTGTTTTTGCCCACCTGTTTTCGGGAGCAAGATTTCTTCAGGACTCAAACAGAAAAATGCCTTTGGTAGGAGATACGGAATTTGCTGCTCTTAAAAAAGCTTATACAGCCGGTATTGAACTAAGAGGAAAGACCATTGGAATTGTCGGAATGGGAAGAATAGGGCAGGAAGTTGCCAGAATTGCTTTAGGATTGGGAATGAGAGTAGTTGCAGCGGATAATAACGTAGGAAGAGCAAGCATCAAAGTAAAATTCTACAACAACCAGTTCATTAATGTAGATATTGAAACGGAACCGCTTCAGGATGTATTGAAACACTCAGATTTTATTACACTGCATGTTCCGGCGCAGAAAGACGGATATATGATCGGAAAGAATGAATTTGATATCATGAAAGACGGCGTTGCCATCGTAAACTGTTCAAGAGGCGGTGTTATAGATGAAACGGCTTTAATTGCTGCATTGGATTCAGGAAAGGTGAAGTTTGCGGGGCTGGATGTGTTCATCAACGAGCCTACACCTTCTAAAGAAATCCTGAATCACTCAAAGATTTCCCTGACTCCTCACACCGGTGCTTCCACTTTAGAAGCTCAGGACAGAATCGGGCTTTCTCTGGCTGAACAAATCTCAAGCATTTTACAGATTCAGTAA
- a CDS encoding phosphoheptose isomerase yields the protein MELEYKEHISPILKDGVKNYLIDIDGTITDDVPNEEPERMVTCEPYPDALETINKWYDEGHQICFFTSRTENLKQITIDWLDKHGFKYHSVLCGKPRGGNYHWIDNHLVRATRYKGKFTDLVEKQVTIEVFKED from the coding sequence ATGGAATTAGAATATAAAGAGCATATAAGTCCTATTCTTAAGGACGGGGTAAAAAATTATTTAATAGATATAGACGGTACCATTACAGATGATGTTCCGAATGAAGAGCCTGAAAGAATGGTTACCTGCGAGCCTTATCCTGATGCACTTGAAACCATCAATAAGTGGTATGACGAAGGACATCAGATCTGTTTCTTCACTTCAAGAACAGAAAATCTGAAGCAGATTACCATCGACTGGCTGGATAAGCATGGCTTCAAATACCACAGTGTACTCTGCGGAAAGCCAAGAGGAGGAAACTACCACTGGATAGATAACCACCTGGTAAGAGCAACAAGATACAAAGGTAAATTTACAGACCTTGTAGAAAAGCAGGTTACCATTGAAGTTTTCAAAGAAGATTAA